Proteins found in one Streptomyces sp. NBC_00461 genomic segment:
- a CDS encoding TetR/AcrR family transcriptional regulator, with the protein MKLTADRIIDAGMAVFAQTGYHGFSVRQVADRLDVHAGSLYYHVPSKAALLQLMADRVVRQAYEAGTAALAGLPAQAGWPARVTAQAVALRQSILQHPGGAIMLAGSPKTLSPGALSLMERLLATLAEAGVPPEHCGTAADTVLSHVTGYVLQEQSDPPAVPITAEDVAALHRSFPRTVAAAAAHGPEEKFTRSLDLLCAGIGTLIRPPSAGAPSEEPDEGG; encoded by the coding sequence GTGAAGCTGACGGCAGACCGGATCATCGACGCGGGGATGGCGGTGTTCGCCCAGACCGGCTACCACGGCTTCTCCGTGCGTCAGGTCGCGGACCGGCTCGACGTGCACGCCGGCAGCCTCTACTACCACGTGCCCAGCAAGGCCGCGCTGCTCCAGCTGATGGCCGACCGGGTGGTCCGGCAGGCGTACGAGGCCGGCACCGCCGCCCTGGCCGGACTGCCCGCGCAGGCAGGCTGGCCGGCGCGGGTGACGGCGCAGGCCGTCGCCCTGCGGCAGAGCATCCTGCAGCACCCCGGCGGGGCGATCATGCTCGCCGGCAGCCCGAAGACTCTCAGCCCCGGCGCGCTCTCGCTGATGGAACGGCTGCTCGCCACCCTCGCCGAGGCCGGCGTGCCCCCGGAACACTGCGGCACCGCCGCCGACACCGTGCTCAGCCACGTCACCGGCTACGTGCTCCAGGAACAGAGCGATCCACCCGCGGTGCCGATCACCGCCGAGGACGTCGCCGCCCTCCACCGGAGCTTCCCCCGGACGGTGGCCGCCGCGGCCGCGCACGGGCCGGAGGAGAAATTCACCCGCAGCCTGGATCTGCTCTGCGCCGGCATCGGAACGCTGATCCGGCCGCCGTCCGCAGGGGCGCCGTCCGAAGAACCGGACGAGGGGGGCTAG
- a CDS encoding DIP1984 family protein: MKLAEALAERAEATRRVEQLRARVVSSARYQEGETPAEDAAQLLAEAGEVLDALETLIRRINRTNATVEMGPDGTLTDALARRDVLRLRHSVVTAAADAAAGKGERGYGRQLRSELMMLSALPVAELRGQADTLAREIREVDVRIQRTNWEVDLLD, encoded by the coding sequence GTGAAGCTTGCTGAGGCACTGGCAGAACGTGCGGAGGCGACGCGCCGAGTGGAGCAGCTGCGAGCGCGTGTCGTCAGCAGTGCGCGGTATCAGGAAGGGGAGACGCCCGCCGAGGATGCGGCTCAGCTGTTGGCTGAAGCCGGTGAGGTGCTGGACGCCCTGGAAACGTTGATCCGGCGGATCAACCGGACCAATGCCACCGTGGAGATGGGTCCGGACGGCACGCTCACCGATGCCCTCGCACGTCGGGATGTCCTGCGGTTGCGTCACTCTGTGGTCACCGCGGCGGCGGACGCTGCGGCGGGTAAGGGCGAGCGGGGATACGGCCGGCAGCTTCGGTCCGAGCTGATGATGCTTTCCGCGCTTCCGGTCGCTGAGCTGCGCGGTCAGGCGGATACCCTCGCCCGGGAGATCCGCGAGGTCGATGTGCGGATTCAGCGTACGAACTGGGAGGTCGATCTGCTGGACTGA
- a CDS encoding cupin domain-containing protein, whose protein sequence is MLSAEATAGLQAELLATGKIRNGLSITATGPTEITYRRVSLQPSGFTGWHYHPGPVAVVVKSGVLTRMFCDGSSEVSGPGESIIEPAGPEHVHAGCNRGDVPVVLYMVYFIPHGAEHAVATEVPPIWQPSGIPAPTGLETAA, encoded by the coding sequence ATGCTGTCCGCTGAAGCCACCGCAGGTTTACAGGCCGAACTGCTGGCAACGGGGAAAATCCGGAACGGGTTGTCGATCACAGCCACCGGCCCCACCGAGATCACCTACAGGCGCGTCTCGCTCCAGCCATCCGGCTTCACCGGATGGCACTACCATCCCGGCCCCGTCGCCGTCGTGGTCAAATCCGGCGTCCTGACCCGGATGTTCTGCGACGGATCGAGCGAAGTGTCGGGACCTGGCGAAAGCATCATCGAACCAGCCGGGCCGGAACACGTTCACGCCGGGTGCAACCGGGGCGACGTTCCCGTCGTGCTGTACATGGTCTACTTCATCCCGCACGGGGCGGAGCACGCCGTGGCCACGGAAGTCCCGCCCATCTGGCAGCCGTCCGGCATCCCGGCGCCAACTGGACTGGAAACGGCCGCTTAG
- a CDS encoding DNA-directed RNA polymerase subunit alpha, with the protein MLIAQRPSLTEEVVDEFRSRFVIEPLEPGFGYTLGNSLRRTLLSSIPGAAVTSVRIDGVLHEFTTVPGVKEDVTDLILNIKQLVVSSEQDEPVVMYLRKQGPGLVTAADIAPPAGVEVHNPDLVLATLNGKGKLEMELTVERGRGYVSAVQNKQVGQEIGRIPVDSIYSPVLKVTYKVEATRVEQRTDFDKLIVDVETKQAMRPRDAMASAGKTLVELFGLARELNIDAEGIDMGPSPTDAALAADLVLPIEELELTVRSYNCLKREGVHSVGELVARSEADLMDIRNFGAKSIDEVKAKLAGMGLGLKDSPPGFDPTAAADAFGANNDADAGFVETEQY; encoded by the coding sequence GTGCTCATTGCTCAGCGTCCGTCCCTGACCGAAGAAGTCGTCGACGAGTTCCGCTCCCGGTTCGTGATCGAGCCGCTGGAGCCGGGCTTCGGCTACACCCTCGGCAACTCCCTGCGCCGTACGCTCCTCTCCTCGATCCCGGGTGCGGCGGTCACGTCCGTCCGCATCGACGGTGTCCTGCACGAGTTCACCACCGTGCCGGGCGTCAAGGAGGACGTCACCGACCTGATCCTCAACATCAAGCAGCTCGTCGTGAGCAGCGAGCAGGACGAGCCTGTCGTGATGTACCTGCGCAAGCAGGGCCCGGGTCTGGTCACCGCCGCCGACATCGCGCCGCCGGCCGGTGTCGAGGTGCACAACCCCGACCTGGTCCTCGCCACGCTCAACGGCAAGGGCAAGCTGGAGATGGAGCTGACGGTCGAGCGTGGCCGCGGTTATGTCTCCGCCGTGCAGAACAAGCAGGTGGGCCAGGAGATCGGCCGTATCCCGGTCGACTCCATCTACAGCCCCGTGCTGAAGGTCACGTACAAGGTCGAGGCGACCCGTGTCGAGCAGCGCACCGACTTCGACAAGCTGATCGTCGACGTCGAGACCAAGCAGGCGATGCGTCCGCGTGACGCCATGGCTTCGGCCGGTAAGACCCTGGTCGAGCTGTTCGGTCTCGCCCGCGAGCTGAACATCGACGCCGAGGGCATCGACATGGGCCCGTCCCCCACGGACGCCGCCCTCGCCGCCGACCTGGTACTGCCGATCGAGGAGCTGGAGCTCACGGTCCGCTCCTACAACTGCCTCAAGCGCGAGGGCGTCCACTCCGTGGGTGAGCTCGTGGCTCGTTCCGAGGCCGACCTCATGGACATCCGCAACTTCGGTGCGAAGTCCATCGACGAGGTCAAGGCGAAGCTGGCCGGCATGGGCCTGGGCCTGAAGGACAGCCCGCCCGGATTCGACCCGACCGCCGCCGCCGACGCCTTCGGCGCGAACAACGACGCGGACGCGGGTTTCGTGGAGACCGAGCAATACTGA
- a CDS encoding GNAT family N-acetyltransferase → MSSRTSPISQPITIRRAVARDAKRLTRLVRGSGAYEGKYASAVAGYRVGPDYIEAHRAFVAVGADEHDGRVLGFYSLVLAPPELDLLFVADGAQGRGIGRLLVAHMQSEARAAGLDRVRVVSHLPAEDFYHRVGAVRTGTALANPPAVPWDRPEFEFRIPSE, encoded by the coding sequence ATGAGCTCACGCACTTCCCCGATCAGCCAGCCGATCACGATACGGAGGGCAGTCGCGCGGGATGCCAAACGGCTCACGCGGCTCGTGCGTGGCTCAGGCGCCTACGAGGGCAAGTACGCATCCGCAGTGGCGGGCTACCGGGTCGGTCCTGACTACATCGAGGCCCACCGCGCCTTCGTGGCCGTCGGCGCCGACGAGCATGACGGCCGCGTCCTCGGGTTCTACTCGCTCGTCCTCGCTCCACCGGAACTCGACCTGCTGTTCGTCGCCGACGGAGCGCAAGGACGTGGTATTGGACGGCTGCTCGTCGCGCACATGCAGTCCGAGGCCCGTGCCGCCGGGCTCGACCGTGTCAGGGTCGTGTCTCATCTTCCCGCCGAGGACTTCTACCACCGCGTCGGTGCGGTGCGGACCGGGACCGCGCTCGCGAACCCGCCCGCCGTGCCGTGGGACCGTCCCGAATTCGAGTTTCGCATTCCTTCGGAATGA
- a CDS encoding metallophosphoesterase: protein MTDTSETRSADSAAHATQQSRLLRLMRFLPLIAPVLLWTVPCWLLLHTGQHWPLPVTLVGTALFALGLVGMPLAMVRGHGRRQQDWAAIIGDTLLGSIWVLFTWSVVFGVLLRLALTVTGGGDGQDRARIVTWAVLGTAAVLLTWGFAEARRVPRVRRLDVQLPRLGAGLDGTRVVLITDTHYGPLNRARWSARVCETVNTLKADLVCHTGDIADGTAERRRAQAAPLGTVQATRARVYVTGNHEYYSEAQGWVDLMDELGWEPLRNRHLLLERGGDTLVVAGVDDVTAESSGLAGHGAHLAGALHGADPDHPVLLLAHQPKFVDRAAAGGVDLQLSGHTHGGQIWPFHHLVRLDQPALAGLSHHGTRTLLYTSRGTGFWGPPFRVFAPSEITLLVLRSPQRPPTP, encoded by the coding sequence GTGACCGACACCAGCGAAACCCGATCCGCCGACAGCGCAGCGCATGCGACTCAGCAGAGCCGACTGCTCCGCCTGATGCGCTTCCTCCCCCTGATCGCCCCCGTCCTGCTGTGGACGGTGCCCTGCTGGCTGCTGCTCCACACCGGCCAGCACTGGCCGCTCCCTGTCACGCTCGTCGGCACCGCCCTGTTCGCCCTCGGCCTGGTCGGTATGCCGCTCGCGATGGTGCGCGGCCACGGCCGACGCCAGCAGGACTGGGCGGCGATCATCGGGGACACCCTGCTGGGCAGCATCTGGGTCCTGTTCACCTGGTCCGTCGTGTTCGGCGTCCTACTGCGGCTCGCCCTGACCGTGACCGGCGGGGGCGACGGCCAGGACCGGGCCCGGATCGTCACCTGGGCGGTCCTCGGCACCGCCGCCGTGCTGCTCACCTGGGGGTTCGCCGAGGCCCGCCGGGTACCACGGGTACGCCGCCTGGACGTGCAACTTCCGCGCCTGGGGGCCGGGTTGGACGGCACGCGCGTCGTCCTCATCACCGACACCCACTACGGCCCGCTCAACCGCGCCCGCTGGTCGGCGCGGGTCTGCGAGACGGTCAACACGCTGAAGGCCGACCTGGTCTGCCACACCGGGGACATCGCGGACGGCACGGCCGAACGCCGCCGCGCACAGGCCGCCCCACTCGGCACCGTGCAGGCCACCCGGGCCCGGGTCTACGTCACCGGCAACCACGAGTACTACAGCGAGGCCCAGGGCTGGGTCGACCTGATGGACGAGCTGGGCTGGGAGCCGCTGCGCAACCGCCATCTGCTGCTCGAACGCGGTGGCGACACCCTCGTGGTCGCCGGCGTGGATGACGTCACCGCCGAGTCCTCCGGCCTCGCCGGCCACGGCGCCCACCTCGCCGGAGCCCTGCACGGCGCCGACCCCGACCACCCCGTCCTGCTCCTGGCCCACCAGCCCAAGTTCGTCGACCGGGCGGCAGCCGGCGGCGTCGACCTCCAGCTCTCCGGGCACACCCACGGCGGCCAGATCTGGCCCTTCCACCACCTGGTCCGCCTCGACCAGCCCGCCCTCGCCGGCCTCAGCCACCACGGCACCCGCACCCTCCTCTACACCAGCCGCGGCACCGGCTTCTGGGGCCCGCCCTTCCGCGTCTTCGCCCCCAGCGAGATCACCCTGCTCGTGCTCCGCTCCCCACAGCGGCCCCCCACGCCGTAG
- a CDS encoding aldo/keto reductase family oxidoreductase, with protein MSTPSLSLPGGTWALGDLTVTRFGYGAMQLAGPWVMGPPADRKGALAVLREAVALGITHIDTSDAYGPRVTNELIHEALHPYPESLHIVTKVGATRDEQGGWPTARRPEDLRRQVHDNLESLRLDVLDLVNLRLGNAEGPQPGSLAEAFETLVELQQQGLIRHLGISNATEEQVTEAQSIAPIVCVQNMYNLAHRHDDKLIDRLATDGVAYVPFFPLGGFTPLQSSALSAVAARLEATQMSVALAWLLQRSPNILLIPGTSSTAHLRQNIAGAGLSLSHKDLTELNDISR; from the coding sequence ATGAGCACACCCTCCCTCTCTCTTCCCGGCGGCACCTGGGCTCTGGGTGACCTGACCGTCACCCGGTTCGGCTACGGCGCCATGCAACTGGCCGGCCCGTGGGTCATGGGGCCGCCCGCCGATCGCAAGGGTGCCCTGGCCGTGCTGCGTGAAGCGGTCGCCCTCGGTATCACACACATCGACACCAGCGACGCCTACGGGCCGCGCGTCACCAACGAGTTGATCCACGAGGCACTGCACCCCTATCCCGAGTCGCTGCACATCGTGACCAAGGTGGGCGCGACCCGCGACGAACAGGGCGGCTGGCCTACAGCCCGGCGACCCGAAGATCTGCGCCGCCAGGTCCACGACAATCTCGAGTCCCTCCGGCTCGACGTACTCGACCTGGTCAACCTCCGACTCGGCAACGCCGAAGGTCCCCAGCCCGGCTCGCTCGCAGAGGCGTTCGAGACACTCGTCGAACTCCAGCAGCAGGGCCTGATCCGCCACCTCGGGATCAGCAACGCCACCGAGGAGCAGGTCACCGAGGCACAGAGCATCGCGCCGATCGTGTGCGTGCAGAACATGTACAACCTCGCCCACCGCCACGACGACAAGCTCATCGACCGGCTCGCCACCGACGGCGTCGCGTACGTGCCCTTCTTCCCCCTCGGGGGCTTTACCCCGCTTCAGTCCTCGGCGCTCTCGGCGGTCGCCGCTCGACTGGAGGCGACACAGATGTCCGTCGCACTGGCCTGGCTGCTGCAGCGATCACCGAACATCCTGCTCATCCCCGGCACGTCATCGACGGCACACCTGCGCCAGAACATCGCCGGCGCGGGACTCTCCCTCTCTCACAAGGACTTGACCGAGCTGAACGACATCAGCCGCTGA
- a CDS encoding winged helix-turn-helix transcriptional regulator encodes MTTTKAAQKRAQAKVEYNAFLAGCPSRQLLDRISDKWVVLILCALGGDNSPGRPGAAHADAPKAMRYSEISRLLAGVSQKMLTQTLRSLEHDGLLTRTVTPTVPVTVSYELTDLGLSLHHMTRGLRNWAQTHMAEVLANRENYDARTP; translated from the coding sequence GTGACGACGACGAAGGCGGCCCAGAAGAGGGCTCAGGCCAAGGTGGAGTACAACGCGTTCCTGGCAGGGTGCCCCAGCCGACAACTGCTCGACCGAATCTCGGACAAGTGGGTCGTCCTGATCCTGTGTGCGCTGGGCGGCGACAACAGCCCTGGCCGGCCCGGTGCAGCACACGCAGACGCTCCGAAGGCGATGCGCTACTCCGAGATCTCTCGTCTTCTGGCCGGGGTCAGCCAGAAGATGCTGACCCAGACGCTACGGTCGCTGGAGCACGATGGTCTGCTCACCCGTACCGTGACGCCAACCGTCCCTGTCACCGTCTCCTACGAGCTGACCGACCTCGGCCTCTCGCTCCACCACATGACGCGCGGGCTCAGAAACTGGGCGCAGACACACATGGCCGAGGTCCTCGCAAACCGCGAGAATTACGACGCTCGCACCCCCTGA
- a CDS encoding MFS transporter: MTTLEPARASQDARQRTAAPKLILATTFMGIFLLNLNTMAMNVALPGIGRTFGGSTAGLQWIVDAYTLMFAALLLSAGTLSDRIGASRAFGAGVAVFTVASAACGLAPGLGELIAARLIQGSAAAIMLPSSLALVRQAFPDAAERARAIALWTVGGAVAVAAGPVAGGVLSSTLSWRAIFVVNLPVGIATLAVLTRAERSPRRATPLDPYGQLTAIVALAALTFAVIDGGENGFGEPVVLGCLGLAAVATAAFLMIEARTAAPLVPLDLFRSRTVTVSVAIGFVVNAAFYGLVFVLSLFFQDVLNLSVMAAGLMFLPMMAVIAGANLASASAAARFGPRMPIAMGQAILALAMFGLLWIDEGTSRPVIAAMLIPVGLGLGFCVPSLTAILLNDIAADRAGMAAGILNSFRQTGGALAVAVFGALVADRGEFIVGLRVALCVAAVMLIATTAAALMLPRGRS; the protein is encoded by the coding sequence ATGACCACTCTTGAACCAGCCCGCGCGTCACAGGATGCCCGGCAACGCACGGCCGCACCGAAGCTGATCCTGGCGACCACGTTCATGGGCATCTTTCTGCTCAACCTCAACACCATGGCGATGAACGTGGCGCTGCCCGGGATCGGGCGGACCTTCGGCGGCAGCACGGCGGGACTGCAATGGATCGTGGACGCCTACACGCTGATGTTCGCCGCACTCCTGCTTTCCGCGGGCACGCTCTCCGACCGCATCGGGGCGAGCCGCGCGTTCGGCGCCGGCGTCGCGGTCTTCACGGTCGCCTCGGCGGCCTGCGGACTGGCGCCGGGGCTGGGCGAGCTGATCGCCGCCCGCCTGATCCAGGGGAGCGCGGCGGCGATCATGCTGCCCTCCTCGCTGGCGCTCGTCCGGCAGGCCTTCCCGGACGCGGCCGAACGGGCACGGGCCATCGCGCTGTGGACCGTTGGCGGAGCCGTCGCGGTTGCCGCCGGCCCGGTGGCCGGCGGGGTGCTGTCCAGCACTCTGAGCTGGCGGGCGATCTTCGTCGTCAACCTGCCCGTCGGCATCGCCACCCTCGCGGTGTTGACCCGCGCGGAGCGCTCGCCGCGCCGTGCCACGCCGCTCGATCCGTACGGCCAGCTCACGGCGATCGTCGCGCTCGCGGCGCTCACCTTCGCGGTGATCGACGGAGGGGAGAACGGCTTCGGCGAGCCCGTGGTGCTGGGCTGTCTGGGGCTCGCCGCAGTGGCGACGGCCGCGTTCCTCATGATCGAGGCACGTACCGCCGCGCCGTTGGTCCCGCTCGACCTCTTCCGTTCGCGCACGGTGACGGTTTCGGTCGCGATCGGCTTCGTCGTCAATGCCGCGTTCTACGGGCTGGTGTTCGTGCTGAGCCTGTTCTTTCAGGACGTTCTGAACCTGTCCGTCATGGCCGCGGGGTTGATGTTCCTACCGATGATGGCCGTGATCGCCGGAGCCAACCTGGCCTCGGCCAGTGCTGCGGCACGCTTTGGGCCGCGGATGCCGATCGCCATGGGACAAGCGATCCTCGCGCTGGCGATGTTCGGCCTGCTCTGGATCGACGAGGGCACCAGCAGACCAGTGATCGCGGCGATGCTCATCCCGGTCGGCCTCGGCCTGGGTTTCTGCGTACCTTCCCTGACCGCCATCCTGCTGAACGACATCGCCGCAGATCGGGCCGGAATGGCCGCCGGGATCCTGAACTCCTTCCGGCAGACGGGCGGCGCGCTCGCCGTGGCCGTCTTCGGAGCCTTGGTCGCGGACCGGGGTGAGTTCATTGTGGGTCTGCGGGTCGCCTTGTGCGTCGCGGCTGTGATGCTGATAGCCACCACGGCCGCGGCCCTCATGCTGCCGCGCGGCCGTAGCTGA
- a CDS encoding helix-turn-helix domain-containing protein — protein sequence MTEFGKFLRARRGEVRPADVGLPAGTGTRRTPGLRREELAALAGVSIDYYIRLERGKETHPSPSVVEALADALRLNQEESGFLQELAARAARRAPEPRPLPSRRVRPTVTQLLETLRPNPAYVVSRTNDLLAANPGGLRLLHGIADWPERQRNTVRYTFLHPAARELWADWEQKAKGCVAQLRAIAGTDPDAPDLAALVGELIVKSPDFNRLWERYEVHTIGDGEKTLRHPEVGTMTLSHEGLSLNRAQGQRLVIYMAPPGSPDHDKMTLLDLAASGPSVGSGETAPVSPSRRQG from the coding sequence ATGACCGAGTTCGGGAAGTTTCTGCGGGCCCGCCGTGGCGAAGTACGCCCTGCAGACGTCGGACTGCCCGCCGGAACCGGCACGCGCCGTACACCGGGTCTGCGCCGGGAAGAGCTGGCGGCGCTGGCCGGTGTGAGCATCGACTACTACATACGTCTGGAACGCGGCAAGGAGACCCATCCGAGCCCCTCCGTGGTCGAGGCGCTGGCCGACGCGCTCCGCCTCAACCAGGAGGAGAGCGGCTTCCTGCAGGAGTTGGCGGCGCGGGCGGCGCGGCGTGCGCCCGAGCCCCGTCCCCTGCCGTCACGGCGGGTCCGTCCGACCGTCACGCAGCTTCTGGAGACGCTCCGGCCCAACCCGGCGTACGTCGTGAGCCGCACCAACGACCTGCTGGCGGCCAATCCCGGCGGGCTGCGGCTGCTCCACGGCATCGCCGACTGGCCGGAGCGGCAGCGGAACACCGTCCGGTACACCTTCCTGCACCCAGCTGCCCGCGAGCTGTGGGCGGACTGGGAACAGAAGGCCAAGGGGTGCGTCGCCCAGTTGCGGGCGATCGCCGGCACCGATCCGGATGCCCCGGATCTCGCCGCACTCGTAGGTGAGCTAATCGTCAAGAGCCCCGACTTCAACCGGCTCTGGGAGCGGTACGAGGTGCACACGATCGGCGACGGCGAGAAGACGCTCCGACACCCGGAGGTCGGCACGATGACGCTCTCGCACGAAGGGCTGTCCCTCAACCGCGCACAAGGCCAGCGCCTCGTCATCTACATGGCGCCGCCCGGCAGCCCGGACCACGACAAGATGACGCTCCTCGACCTCGCCGCCTCCGGCCCGTCCGTCGGTTCCGGCGAGACGGCGCCCGTCTCACCCTCCCGGAGACAGGGCTAG
- a CDS encoding SDR family NAD(P)-dependent oxidoreductase, whose amino-acid sequence MTITFITGANKGLGRETARRLIECGHTLLVGARDREQGEETAAALGARYVPIDVTDDASVAAAAANIAEHEGRIDVLINNAGVHGPVGDPSDLTAADARSVLDVNVIGVVRTTTAFLPLLRRSDDPVIVNVSSGMGSLALTHDPARPESHVVAPLYTSSKAALTMLTTQYAKGLKGIRVNAADPGYTATDLNGHSGPQTVTEGTDAIVALATEEPGAGSGRFISRHGEIAWS is encoded by the coding sequence ATGACGATCACCTTCATCACCGGAGCCAACAAGGGCCTCGGCCGCGAGACCGCCCGCCGCCTGATCGAGTGTGGCCACACCCTGCTCGTCGGAGCGCGCGACCGCGAGCAGGGCGAGGAGACCGCCGCCGCGCTCGGCGCACGCTACGTCCCCATCGACGTGACCGACGACGCGTCCGTGGCCGCCGCGGCCGCGAATATCGCCGAACACGAGGGCAGGATCGACGTCCTGATCAACAATGCCGGTGTGCACGGCCCCGTCGGTGATCCCAGCGACCTCACCGCCGCCGACGCCCGATCCGTCCTCGACGTCAACGTCATCGGCGTCGTCCGCACCACCACCGCGTTCTTGCCGCTGCTGCGCCGCTCGGACGACCCTGTGATCGTCAACGTCAGCAGCGGCATGGGCTCCCTCGCCCTCACCCACGACCCCGCCCGGCCCGAGTCGCATGTCGTCGCGCCGCTGTACACCTCCTCGAAGGCGGCGCTGACGATGTTGACCACGCAGTACGCCAAGGGGCTCAAGGGCATCCGCGTCAACGCCGCCGACCCTGGCTACACCGCGACCGACCTCAACGGTCACAGTGGCCCCCAAACCGTCACCGAGGGCACGGACGCGATCGTCGCCCTCGCCACCGAGGAGCCCGGCGCCGGCAGCGGACGCTTCATCTCCCGCCATGGCGAGATCGCCTGGTCGTGA
- the pcaDC gene encoding bifunctional 3-oxoadipate enol-lactonase/4-carboxymuconolactone decarboxylase PcaDC, giving the protein MSETPPNTLQYRFDGPEDAPVLILGPSLGTTWHMWDRQVPELAKQWRVFRFDLPGHGGAPAYPVGAVDEIATRLLATLDALGVQRFGYAGCALGGAIGLELALRHPERIASLTLIAASPRFGTADEFRQRGVIVRTNGLDPIARTSPDRWFTGGFAAAQPAITEWAVQMVRTTDPGCYISACEALASFDVRAELARVGVPTLVLVGSEDRVTGPAEARTLVAGIPDARLAVVPGASHLVPVEQPAAVTDLLVRHFSTAWQPAFDSTTGQIAIPAAPVKPALAALVQPAPMAGPIAEIAPAVAVPVQMTGRPDPYDAGLKVRREVLGDAHVDRALAQADEFSGDFQEFVTRYAWGEIWDRPGLDRRSRSCVTLTALVASGHLEELASHTRAALRNGLTPGEIKEVLLQAAVYCGVPAANSAFKVAQQVIREETTPTE; this is encoded by the coding sequence GTGAGCGAGACACCACCGAACACCCTGCAATACCGCTTTGACGGGCCAGAAGACGCTCCTGTCCTGATCTTGGGTCCCTCACTGGGAACCACATGGCACATGTGGGATCGCCAGGTGCCCGAGCTGGCCAAGCAGTGGCGTGTCTTCCGTTTCGACCTGCCGGGGCACGGCGGTGCGCCGGCATACCCGGTGGGCGCGGTGGACGAGATCGCCACCCGGCTGCTGGCCACGCTGGACGCGCTCGGCGTGCAGCGCTTCGGTTACGCGGGCTGTGCGCTCGGCGGCGCGATCGGCCTCGAACTGGCGCTGCGCCACCCGGAGCGGATCGCCTCGCTCACGCTGATCGCCGCATCGCCCCGCTTCGGGACGGCGGACGAGTTCCGGCAGCGCGGTGTGATAGTGCGGACGAACGGGCTCGACCCCATCGCCCGTACGTCTCCGGACCGCTGGTTCACCGGCGGTTTCGCCGCCGCGCAGCCCGCGATCACCGAGTGGGCGGTGCAGATGGTGCGCACCACGGACCCCGGCTGCTACATCTCCGCCTGTGAGGCGCTGGCCTCGTTCGACGTACGGGCCGAGCTCGCCAGGGTCGGTGTGCCGACCCTGGTCCTGGTCGGCTCCGAGGACCGCGTCACCGGACCTGCCGAGGCCCGCACCCTGGTCGCCGGCATCCCCGACGCCCGTCTCGCCGTCGTGCCCGGCGCCTCCCACCTGGTGCCGGTCGAGCAGCCCGCGGCCGTCACCGATCTGCTCGTCCGGCACTTCTCCACGGCCTGGCAGCCGGCGTTCGACTCGACAACCGGCCAGATCGCCATCCCCGCGGCACCGGTCAAACCGGCCCTGGCCGCGCTGGTGCAGCCTGCCCCCATGGCCGGCCCCATCGCCGAGATCGCGCCCGCCGTTGCCGTACCCGTGCAGATGACGGGACGGCCAGACCCCTACGACGCAGGGCTCAAGGTGCGCCGTGAGGTGCTCGGTGACGCGCATGTCGACCGGGCGCTGGCACAGGCGGACGAGTTCTCCGGGGACTTCCAGGAGTTCGTCACCCGGTATGCCTGGGGCGAGATCTGGGACCGCCCCGGCCTCGACCGGCGCTCACGCAGTTGTGTGACCCTGACCGCCCTGGTCGCGAGCGGGCACCTGGAGGAACTCGCCTCCCACACGCGCGCCGCTCTGCGCAACGGCCTCACCCCCGGCGAGATCAAGGAGGTGCTGCTGCAGGCGGCCGTCTACTGCGGCGTACCGGCGGCGAACAGCGCCTTCAAGGTGGCCCAGCAGGTCATACGAGAGGAGACGACCCCCACGGAGTGA